A stretch of Vigna angularis cultivar LongXiaoDou No.4 chromosome 4, ASM1680809v1, whole genome shotgun sequence DNA encodes these proteins:
- the LOC108330020 gene encoding leucine-rich repeat receptor-like serine/threonine/tyrosine-protein kinase SOBIR1, with the protein MDGKIRLLLLSLFFFLISIHAKLELYPSDFKALLALRKDFGVNGQLDLNEACYTEGVFCERRLSTKETYVLRITRLVFKSKHLKGVLSPAIGRLTELKQLLLSHNQLVDRLPPQIVDCRKLEILDLSNNLFSGEVPSELSSLTRLRALDISSNQFSGNLNFLKYFPNLETLSVADNLFSGRVPSSVRSFRNLRQFNFSGNSFLEPSLHSSSDPVLSRRFLLDGADAPSPPPASSKRHSQASNVSPASAPGPSPNHHKHKHTKRKLLGWILGFLAGALAGTLSGFVFSLLFKLALALIKGRGKRTGPDIFSPLIKKAEDLAFLEKEDGLASMEVIGRGGCGEVYKAELPGSNGKMIAIKKVIQPPKDAAELAEEDSKAMHKKMRQIRSEINTVGQIRHRNLLPLLAHVSRPDCHYLVYEFMKNGSLLDLLQKVQNGEGELDWLARHRIMLGVAAGLEYLHMNHSPRIIHRDLKPGNILLDDDMEARIADFGLAKAMPDYKTHVTTSKVAGTVGYIAPEYHQILKFTDKCDIYSFGVILGVLVTGKLPSDEFFQHTDEISLVKWLRNILSSENPKKAIDPKLLENGYEEQMLLVAKIACFCTMDDPKERPNAKDVRCMLSQIKH; encoded by the coding sequence ATGGATGGCAAAATTCGCTTATTGCTTCTTTCACTGTTTTTCTTCTTAATCTCGATCCACGCCAAGCTTGAACTCTACCCCTCAGACTTCAAGGCACTCTTGGCTCTGCGAAAGGACTTCGGAGTCAACGGTCAACTGGACCTAAATGAAGCATGTTACACGGAGGGTGTGTTCTGCGAGCGAAGGCTCTCCACCAAGGAAACCTACGTCCTCCGAATAACCAGGTTGGTCTTCAAATCAAAGCATCTCAAAGGTGTCTTGTCCCCCGCAATAGGACGCCTCACCGAGCTCAAACAACTCCTTCTCTCCCACAACCAACTCGTTGACCGCCTCCCTCCCCAAATCGTTGACTGCCGTAAGCTCGAAATCCTCGACCTTTCCAACAACCTCTTCTCCGGGGAGGTCCCCTCCGAACTCTCCTCTCTCACGCGCCTTCGCGCGTTGGACATATCCTCCAACCAATTCTCCGGCAACCTCAACTTCCTCAAGTACTTCCCCAACCTCGAAACCCTCTCCGTCGCCGACAACCTCTTCAGTGGAAGGGTGCCTTCTTCCGTCCGCTCCTTCCGCAACCTCCGCCAATTCAACTTCTCCGGCAACAGCTTCCTCGAACCCTCTCTCCACTCCTCATCAGACCCCGTTCTCTCGAGACGTTTCCTCTTGGACGGTGCGGATGCACCTTCTCCTCCGCCTGCCTCAAGCAAGAGACACTCCCAAGCCTCTAATGTTTCCCCTGCATCGGCACCTGGTCCTTCACCTAACCATCATAAACACAAGCACACTAAGAGAAAACTCCTGGGGTGGATTCTCGGGTTTTTGGCAGGGGCACTGGCTGGAACCTTATCAGGGTTCGTGTTTTCTCTGTTGTTCAAACTGGCTTTGGCGTTGATCAAAGGAAGAGGAAAGAGAACGGGTCCTGATATTTTTAGTCCCTTGATTAAGAAAGCAGAGGATTTGGCCTTCTTGGAGAAGGAAGACGGACTCGCTTCGATGGAAGTCATTGGACGCGGTGGCTGTGGAGAGGTTTACAAGGCTGAGTTACCAGGAAGCAATGGCAAAATGATTGCTATAAAGAAAGTTATTCAACCTCCCAAAGATGCTGCTGAATTAGCAGAGGAAGATAGCAAGGCTATGCATAAGAAAATGAGGCAAATTCGGTCTGAGATTAACACTGTGGGACAAATTAGACACCGAAACCTTCTGCCTCTGTTAGCGCATGTTTCTAGGCCTGATTGCCACTACCTCGTTTATGAGTTCATGAAGAATGGTAGCTTGCTGGACTTGCTGCAAAAGGTTCAAAACGGTGAGGGAGAGCTGGATTGGTTGGCACGGCATAGAATCATGCTTGGTGTTGCTGCTGGACTTGAATACCTTCACATGAATCACAGCCCTCGCATCATTCACAGGGATCTCAAGCCTGGAAATATTCTTCTTGATGATGACATGGAAGCACGCATAGCTGATTTTGGACTCGCTAAGGCAATGCCGGATTACAAGACTCACGTAACCACCTCCAAAGTGGCTGGTACTGTGGGGTACATTGCTCCTGAGTATCACCAGATACTTAAGTTCACTGATAAGTGTGACATCTACAGCTTTGGAGTAATCCTTGGGGTGTTGGTGACTGGGAAGCTTCCTTCCGACGAGTTCTTTCAGCATACTGATGAGATTAGCTTGGTCAAGTGGTTGAGGAATATTTTAAGTTCTGAGAATCCCAAGAAGGCTATTGATCCGAAGCTGCTCGAAAATGGGTATGAGGAGCAGATGCTTCTGGTTGCGAAGATTGCATGCTTTTGCACCATGGATGATCCCAAAGAGAGGCCTAACGCAAAGGATGTTAGGTGCATGTTGTCTCAGATCAAACACTGA